A region of Alosa alosa isolate M-15738 ecotype Scorff River chromosome 17, AALO_Geno_1.1, whole genome shotgun sequence DNA encodes the following proteins:
- the cald1a gene encoding caldesmon 1a isoform X3 translates to MDDDFERRREMRRQKREEMRLEAERFSNVRNDDDDEEAARERRRRARQERLRGKEMDENSSTPDTTGMNNSHSVLEVSSSVSVSGGGGGGGGEDEEQALLDRLAKREERRLRRLKEAQERQTDVTETTVTTDNSAEERASFRRGRSYEPEPEPEEPKQEEKEEEEEVVEQEEEEPANQAEEEEREEEVQREVEKPRRSYRHQVSQEDEDVGRKKESASWAKQQNGGLHDDSSTRHKKPERTTSRGSLRSPEAPPASAASAEEEDEARLEAERKLEELRRRRDETESEEFERMRQKQVEAEVELEELKRKREERRKVLEEEEQQRKLEEEERKAREEEEKRKMKEEIERRRAEAAEKRQKAEETDEGEVKGPFKCISPRGSSLKIGERAEFLNKSAQKSTAKAAHTPVVSKIDNRLEQYTSAAQSNREARSPRPGAIDLPVVTDGIRNIKSMWEKGNVFGSNSGAGATNKDAAGIKVGVAGRINDWLNKTPESVKTPGGRPVDLKPGDVTGKRSLWENIGSSPAKVSGRGESKSVANGMGH, encoded by the exons gtttagCAATGTGaggaatgatgatgatgatgaggaggctGCACGTGAGAGAAGGCGAAGAGCTCGCCAGGAGAGACTCCGTGGCAAAGAGATGGATGAGAACTCCAGCACACCCGACACTACGGGCATGAACAACAGTCatag TGTGTTAGAGGTGAGCTCCTCAGTGAGcgtgagtggaggaggaggtggtggaggaggtgaggaTGAGGAGCAGGCTCTGCTGGACCGCCTGGCCAAGCGGGAGGAGCGCCGTCTTCGCCGTCTCAAGGAGGCGCAGGAGCGCCAGACCGACGTCACAGAGACCACCGTCACCACCGACAACAGCGCAGAGGAGCGGGCATCCTTCCGCCGTGGCCGCTCCTACGAACCAGAGCCCGAGCCGGAAGAGCCCAaacaggaggagaaagaggaggaggaggaggttgtggagcaggaggaggaggagccggCCAACcaggcagaggaggaagagagggaggaggaggtgcagagagaggtggagaaaccCAGAAGATCATACAGACACCAG GTGAGCCAAGAGGATGAGGATGTGGGGAGGAAGAAGGAGTCGGCCTCTTGGGCCAAACAGCAGAATGGTGGTCTCCATGACGACAGCTCCACCAGGCACAAGAAGCCAGAGAGAACCACAAG ccgtGGCAGCCTGCGCTCGCCCGAGGCTCCACCCGCGTCGGCGGCGTCTgccgaggaggaggacgaggcgCGCCTGGAGGCCGAGCGCAAGCTGGAGGAGCTGCGTCGGCGGCGCGACGAGACGGAGAGCGAGGAGTTTGAGCGCATGAGGCAGAAGCAGGTGGAGGCCGAGGTGGAGCTGGAGGAGCTCAAGCGCAAGCGGGAGGAGCGCCGCaaggtgctggaggaggaggagcagcaacgcaagctggaggaggaggagcgcaaGGCCCGCGaggag gaggagaagaggaagatgaaggaGGAGATTGAgcggaggagagcagaggctgCCGAGAAGAGGCAGAAGGCCGAAGAGACGGACGAGGGAGAGGTCAAGGGCCCTTTCAAGTGCATCAGTCCCAGAGGCTCCTCCCTCAAG ATTGGAGAGCGAGCTGAGTTTCTGAACAAGTCAGCACAGAAAAg TACTGCGAAAGCGGCTCACACCCCAGTGGTGTCCAAGATTGACAACAGGCTGGAGCAGTACACCTCGgcagcacag TCTAACAGAGAGGCGCGCTCCCCTAGGCCCGGGGCCATTGACCTGCCCGTGGTGACCGATGGCATCCGCAACATTAAGAGCATGTGGGAGAAGGGCAATGTGTTCGGCTCCAACAGTGGAGCTGGAGCCACCAACAAG GATGCAGCTGGGATAAAGGTGGGTGTGGCCGGCCGCATCAACGACTGGTTGAACAAAACTCCTGAGTCAGTCAAAACTCCTGGAGGAAGGCCAGTG GACCTGAAGCCGGGAGACGTGACTGGCAAACGCAGTTTATGGGAAAACATAGGCTCCTCCCCGGCCAAG
- the cald1a gene encoding caldesmon 1a isoform X1: MDDDFERRREMRRQKREEMRLEAERFSNVRNDDDDEEAARERRRRARQERLRGKEMDENSSTPDTTGMNNSHSVLEVSSSVSVSGGGGGGGGEDEEQALLDRLAKREERRLRRLKEAQERQTDVTETTVTTDNSAEERASFRRGRSYEPEPEPEEPKQEEKEEEEEVVEQEEEEPANQAEEEEREEEVQREVEKPRRSYRHQEETEKPALPSEEKSGEGGVSATPDAEGEGLADTPGGAEEGEALAPPSEVDAPEPSVAQNGVAEHMTEMEEGNDEEEIPEGDDDDNNEGLVSQEDEDVGRKKESASWAKQQNGGLHDDSSTRHKKPERTTSRGSLRSPEAPPASAASAEEEDEARLEAERKLEELRRRRDETESEEFERMRQKQVEAEVELEELKRKREERRKVLEEEEQQRKLEEEERKAREEEEKRKMKEEIERRRAEAAEKRQKAEETDEGEVKGPFKCISPRGSSLKIGERAEFLNKSAQKSTAKAAHTPVVSKIDNRLEQYTSAAQSNREARSPRPGAIDLPVVTDGIRNIKSMWEKGNVFGSNSGAGATNKDAAGIKVGVAGRINDWLNKTPESVKTPGGRPVDLKPGDVTGKRSLWENIGSSPAKVSGRGESKSVANGMGH; the protein is encoded by the exons gtttagCAATGTGaggaatgatgatgatgatgaggaggctGCACGTGAGAGAAGGCGAAGAGCTCGCCAGGAGAGACTCCGTGGCAAAGAGATGGATGAGAACTCCAGCACACCCGACACTACGGGCATGAACAACAGTCatag TGTGTTAGAGGTGAGCTCCTCAGTGAGcgtgagtggaggaggaggtggtggaggaggtgaggaTGAGGAGCAGGCTCTGCTGGACCGCCTGGCCAAGCGGGAGGAGCGCCGTCTTCGCCGTCTCAAGGAGGCGCAGGAGCGCCAGACCGACGTCACAGAGACCACCGTCACCACCGACAACAGCGCAGAGGAGCGGGCATCCTTCCGCCGTGGCCGCTCCTACGAACCAGAGCCCGAGCCGGAAGAGCCCAaacaggaggagaaagaggaggaggaggaggttgtggagcaggaggaggaggagccggCCAACcaggcagaggaggaagagagggaggaggaggtgcagagagaggtggagaaaccCAGAAGATCATACAGACACCAG GAGGAAACTGAGAAGCCAGCATTGCCATCAGAGGAGAAATCAGGTGAGGGAGGAGTCTCGGCCACACCCGATGCCGAGGGGGAGGGACTAGCTGACACGCCCGGTGGGGCGGAGGAAGGGGAAGCCTTAGCCCCGCCCTCTGAGGTAGATGCTCCGGAACCTTCTGTTGCCCAAAATGGGGTAGCAGAACACATgactgagatggaggaggggAACGATGAGGAAGAGATTCCTGAAggcgatgatgatgataataatgagGGTTTG GTGAGCCAAGAGGATGAGGATGTGGGGAGGAAGAAGGAGTCGGCCTCTTGGGCCAAACAGCAGAATGGTGGTCTCCATGACGACAGCTCCACCAGGCACAAGAAGCCAGAGAGAACCACAAG ccgtGGCAGCCTGCGCTCGCCCGAGGCTCCACCCGCGTCGGCGGCGTCTgccgaggaggaggacgaggcgCGCCTGGAGGCCGAGCGCAAGCTGGAGGAGCTGCGTCGGCGGCGCGACGAGACGGAGAGCGAGGAGTTTGAGCGCATGAGGCAGAAGCAGGTGGAGGCCGAGGTGGAGCTGGAGGAGCTCAAGCGCAAGCGGGAGGAGCGCCGCaaggtgctggaggaggaggagcagcaacgcaagctggaggaggaggagcgcaaGGCCCGCGaggag gaggagaagaggaagatgaaggaGGAGATTGAgcggaggagagcagaggctgCCGAGAAGAGGCAGAAGGCCGAAGAGACGGACGAGGGAGAGGTCAAGGGCCCTTTCAAGTGCATCAGTCCCAGAGGCTCCTCCCTCAAG ATTGGAGAGCGAGCTGAGTTTCTGAACAAGTCAGCACAGAAAAg TACTGCGAAAGCGGCTCACACCCCAGTGGTGTCCAAGATTGACAACAGGCTGGAGCAGTACACCTCGgcagcacag TCTAACAGAGAGGCGCGCTCCCCTAGGCCCGGGGCCATTGACCTGCCCGTGGTGACCGATGGCATCCGCAACATTAAGAGCATGTGGGAGAAGGGCAATGTGTTCGGCTCCAACAGTGGAGCTGGAGCCACCAACAAG GATGCAGCTGGGATAAAGGTGGGTGTGGCCGGCCGCATCAACGACTGGTTGAACAAAACTCCTGAGTCAGTCAAAACTCCTGGAGGAAGGCCAGTG GACCTGAAGCCGGGAGACGTGACTGGCAAACGCAGTTTATGGGAAAACATAGGCTCCTCCCCGGCCAAG
- the cald1a gene encoding caldesmon 1a isoform X2, with the protein MDDDFERRREMRRQKREEMRLEAESVLEVSSSVSVSGGGGGGGGEDEEQALLDRLAKREERRLRRLKEAQERQTDVTETTVTTDNSAEERASFRRGRSYEPEPEPEEPKQEEKEEEEEVVEQEEEEPANQAEEEEREEEVQREVEKPRRSYRHQEETEKPALPSEEKSGEGGVSATPDAEGEGLADTPGGAEEGEALAPPSEVDAPEPSVAQNGVAEHMTEMEEGNDEEEIPEGDDDDNNEGLVSQEDEDVGRKKESASWAKQQNGGLHDDSSTRHKKPERTTSRGSLRSPEAPPASAASAEEEDEARLEAERKLEELRRRRDETESEEFERMRQKQVEAEVELEELKRKREERRKVLEEEEQQRKLEEEERKAREEEEKRKMKEEIERRRAEAAEKRQKAEETDEGEVKGPFKCISPRGSSLKIGERAEFLNKSAQKSTAKAAHTPVVSKIDNRLEQYTSAAQSNREARSPRPGAIDLPVVTDGIRNIKSMWEKGNVFGSNSGAGATNKDAAGIKVGVAGRINDWLNKTPESVKTPGGRPVDLKPGDVTGKRSLWENIGSSPAKVSGRGESKSVANGMGH; encoded by the exons TGTGTTAGAGGTGAGCTCCTCAGTGAGcgtgagtggaggaggaggtggtggaggaggtgaggaTGAGGAGCAGGCTCTGCTGGACCGCCTGGCCAAGCGGGAGGAGCGCCGTCTTCGCCGTCTCAAGGAGGCGCAGGAGCGCCAGACCGACGTCACAGAGACCACCGTCACCACCGACAACAGCGCAGAGGAGCGGGCATCCTTCCGCCGTGGCCGCTCCTACGAACCAGAGCCCGAGCCGGAAGAGCCCAaacaggaggagaaagaggaggaggaggaggttgtggagcaggaggaggaggagccggCCAACcaggcagaggaggaagagagggaggaggaggtgcagagagaggtggagaaaccCAGAAGATCATACAGACACCAG GAGGAAACTGAGAAGCCAGCATTGCCATCAGAGGAGAAATCAGGTGAGGGAGGAGTCTCGGCCACACCCGATGCCGAGGGGGAGGGACTAGCTGACACGCCCGGTGGGGCGGAGGAAGGGGAAGCCTTAGCCCCGCCCTCTGAGGTAGATGCTCCGGAACCTTCTGTTGCCCAAAATGGGGTAGCAGAACACATgactgagatggaggaggggAACGATGAGGAAGAGATTCCTGAAggcgatgatgatgataataatgagGGTTTG GTGAGCCAAGAGGATGAGGATGTGGGGAGGAAGAAGGAGTCGGCCTCTTGGGCCAAACAGCAGAATGGTGGTCTCCATGACGACAGCTCCACCAGGCACAAGAAGCCAGAGAGAACCACAAG ccgtGGCAGCCTGCGCTCGCCCGAGGCTCCACCCGCGTCGGCGGCGTCTgccgaggaggaggacgaggcgCGCCTGGAGGCCGAGCGCAAGCTGGAGGAGCTGCGTCGGCGGCGCGACGAGACGGAGAGCGAGGAGTTTGAGCGCATGAGGCAGAAGCAGGTGGAGGCCGAGGTGGAGCTGGAGGAGCTCAAGCGCAAGCGGGAGGAGCGCCGCaaggtgctggaggaggaggagcagcaacgcaagctggaggaggaggagcgcaaGGCCCGCGaggag gaggagaagaggaagatgaaggaGGAGATTGAgcggaggagagcagaggctgCCGAGAAGAGGCAGAAGGCCGAAGAGACGGACGAGGGAGAGGTCAAGGGCCCTTTCAAGTGCATCAGTCCCAGAGGCTCCTCCCTCAAG ATTGGAGAGCGAGCTGAGTTTCTGAACAAGTCAGCACAGAAAAg TACTGCGAAAGCGGCTCACACCCCAGTGGTGTCCAAGATTGACAACAGGCTGGAGCAGTACACCTCGgcagcacag TCTAACAGAGAGGCGCGCTCCCCTAGGCCCGGGGCCATTGACCTGCCCGTGGTGACCGATGGCATCCGCAACATTAAGAGCATGTGGGAGAAGGGCAATGTGTTCGGCTCCAACAGTGGAGCTGGAGCCACCAACAAG GATGCAGCTGGGATAAAGGTGGGTGTGGCCGGCCGCATCAACGACTGGTTGAACAAAACTCCTGAGTCAGTCAAAACTCCTGGAGGAAGGCCAGTG GACCTGAAGCCGGGAGACGTGACTGGCAAACGCAGTTTATGGGAAAACATAGGCTCCTCCCCGGCCAAG